The genomic window ACGGCTCATCAAGATGCTCATTGGGCGTCCCACGATATGACTTCTACCTATTACAACAGTATGTTTCCCTGATGTTTCTACTTTGTAACGCTCTAACAATTCCATAATTCCGAATGGAGTTGCTGGAATAAAACTTTCCATTTCAAGTGCCATTCTACCAAAGTTTGTTGGGTGGAATCCGTCAACATCTTTGTCTGGATCGATTGCTAATAAAATTTTCTGTTCGTCGATATGTTTTGGCAAAGGCAATTGAACGATGTATCCGTCTAGATTGTCGTCTTCGTTTAATTCTTTAATTTTTGCTAATAATTCGTCTTCTGTAATCGTTTCTGGCAAAGCAACTAAAGTTGAATCAAAACCAATTTCTTGGCATGATTTTACTTTACTTCCTACGTAAGTTAAACTTGCTCCGTTGTTTCCCACTAAAACCGCTGCCAAATGAGGCACTTTTCCTCCAGCTGCTTTTATAGATTGAACTTCGATTGCAATTTCGTTTTTAATGTCGTTAGATGTTTTTTTACCGTCTAGTAGTTGCATTGTGTGTTGTTTCAGGTTTTAATTTTTGTTTCAAGTTTCAGGTTTCATGTCAAAACGAAACTCTTTATATATTAAGTGAAAAAGTTTCAAGTTTTGGTCTCTTAACTTGAAACCTTAAACTTGAAACTTTTCTTATTTTATTTCGGCATTCCTCCTGGCATACCACCCGGCATCCCTTTCATACCTCCCATCATTTTCATCAGATTTTTTCCGCCTGGACCTTGCATCATTTTCATCATCTTGCTCATTTGGTCAAACTGCTTCATCAGCTGATTTACTTGCTCGACTTTAGTTCCTGAACCTTTTGCGATTCTGGCTTTTCTTTTTACGTCGATAATGGCTGGTTTGCTTCTTTCTCCTGGCGTCATCGAATAAATGATCGCTTCGATATGTTTGAAAGCGTCGTCTTCGATTTCAACGTCTTTCATCGCTTTTGAAGCACCTGGTATCATTCCAACCAAGTCTTTCATATTACCCATTTTCTTCACTTGCTGAATCTGCGTTAAGAAGTCATCAAAACCAAATTCGTTTTTAGCAATTTTCTTTTGAAGTTTTCTTGCTTCTTCTTCGTCAAATTGTTCCTGAGCTCTTTCAACAAGAGACACAACGTCTCCCATCCCTAAGATACGCTCAGCCATACGTTCTGGATAGAAAACATCAATTGCTTCCATTTTTTCTCCAGTACCAACAAATTTGATTGGTTTGTTTACAATCGATTTGATTGAAAGTGCCGCTCCACCACGAGTATCACCATCTAATTTCGTTAAGATAACTCCATCAAAGTTCAAGATATCGTTGAAAGCTTTTGCTGTATTTACAGCGTCTTGTCCTGTCATAGAGTCTACAACGAACAATGTTTCTTGTGGCTGAATTGCTTTGTGAACACGTGCAATTTCGTCCATCATTTCCTGATCTACTGCTAAACGACCTGCTGTATCGACGATAACAACATTGAAACCGTTTGCTTTAGCGTGTTTAATTGCATTTTGAGCAATTTCTACGGGATTTTTATTTTCTGGTTCTGAGTAAACCTCAACACCTATTTGATCTCCCACAACATGCAACTGATTAATCGCCGCTGGACGGTAGATATCACAGGCTACAAGAAGTGGTTTCTTGTTTTTCTTAGTTTTTAAGAAGTTTGCTAATTTTCCAGAGAAAGTCGTTTTACCAGAACCTTGAAGTCCTGACATCAAAATCACAGTTGGATTTCCTGATAAGTTAACACCAGCAACATCTCCACCCATTAATTCTGTCAACTCATCTTTTACCAGTTTTACTAATAATTGTCCTGGCTGTAAGGTTGTAAGTACGTCCTGACCAATTGCTTTGTCTTTAACTCTTGCTGTAAAATCTTTAGCAATTTTAAAGTTAACATCGGCATCAAGTAATGCACGACGAACTTCTTTTAAGGTATCGGCAACGTTTACTTCTGTAATTTTACCGTGCCCTTTTAATATATGGAACGCTTTATCTAACTTATCACTTAAATTATCAAACATATCATTTTCTTTATATGAAGTGCAAAGATAATCTAATTAGATATTTCAGGCAATTTTTATTTAAATGCTTTTTTTGCCACAAA from Flavobacterium sp. KACC 22763 includes these protein-coding regions:
- a CDS encoding bifunctional 5,10-methylenetetrahydrofolate dehydrogenase/5,10-methenyltetrahydrofolate cyclohydrolase, which translates into the protein MQLLDGKKTSNDIKNEIAIEVQSIKAAGGKVPHLAAVLVGNNGASLTYVGSKVKSCQEIGFDSTLVALPETITEDELLAKIKELNEDDNLDGYIVQLPLPKHIDEQKILLAIDPDKDVDGFHPTNFGRMALEMESFIPATPFGIMELLERYKVETSGKHTVVIGRSHIVGRPMSILMSRKGNPGDSTVTLTHSRTKDLAEFTKNADIIITALGVPEFLKADMVKEGVTVIDVGITRVDDASNPKGYVIKGDVDFDGVSKKASFITPVPGGVGPMTIAMLLKNTLLARKMRSARNK
- the ffh gene encoding signal recognition particle protein, with amino-acid sequence MFDNLSDKLDKAFHILKGHGKITEVNVADTLKEVRRALLDADVNFKIAKDFTARVKDKAIGQDVLTTLQPGQLLVKLVKDELTELMGGDVAGVNLSGNPTVILMSGLQGSGKTTFSGKLANFLKTKKNKKPLLVACDIYRPAAINQLHVVGDQIGVEVYSEPENKNPVEIAQNAIKHAKANGFNVVIVDTAGRLAVDQEMMDEIARVHKAIQPQETLFVVDSMTGQDAVNTAKAFNDILNFDGVILTKLDGDTRGGAALSIKSIVNKPIKFVGTGEKMEAIDVFYPERMAERILGMGDVVSLVERAQEQFDEEEARKLQKKIAKNEFGFDDFLTQIQQVKKMGNMKDLVGMIPGASKAMKDVEIEDDAFKHIEAIIYSMTPGERSKPAIIDVKRKARIAKGSGTKVEQVNQLMKQFDQMSKMMKMMQGPGGKNLMKMMGGMKGMPGGMPGGMPK